The stretch of DNA TGATGTTGCTGCAGAAGTTAATGCCTTCTTCCATCTCTTTCCTTATCCTGTTATAGGAAGATGCTGAAGTTGTGCGGAGAAGCCGAAGACAAACTTGCGCAGGAGCTGGTCCACTTTGAGCAGGAGGTGGAGAGGGATGTGGTTGACCCCCTGTTTGTGTTGGCAGAGGTACGAGTGACCTTCGGCAATGCTGCAGTTTAAGCAGAAGACTATGTTATTTATCTTGTCGTTTCTGAAGTCTGCCTCCTGTCTTTTAAGGTGGAGATTCCAAATATCCAAAAGCAGAGGAAACACTTAGCCAAATTAGTCCTGGATATGGATTCATCTAGAGCAAGGTAGGTCAAACGTACTTGTAACTTCATGTTCCATCGCTAGAATCCAGAACCTTCAAACACAACTATGACGTTCCCACAAGTCAAAAGACATCCAACCCCCTCATATAGAACTAAAAAATAATGTGGTACCCCACCCCAGCCAAGTATTTCCCATAAAATAATTAACCAGGTTAGAAGAAATGTGGCCGTAGTAAGTATGGCGGCTTCATTTTGGCTTCTTTCTGTGTTACTTTAATAAGGGCCAGTATCCCCTTCTCATGTACTTATAGCCGGTGGTATTGGAAGGTCGTGTTTGTCTTCATGGTGATCACTGCTATACACTAAACAGTGCTTGTCCTCCCAGGGCCACCAATCACTCGTATATATGATAATCTTGCAATCTTTAGATCTCTGGATAAATCCAGAGCTGGGTGACTCAGAGGAGTTGTCTGCAGAGCTCCTCGCTTCATTAAACTGCCCAATGTATTGATGTTTCTAGGCTGACTCACTCGTCTCACAAGGAACAgccgtaaaaaaataaaagaattctaAAAACCATTTGAATGAATAGACAAAACAGGAGAGAAATCATTTTGGGTGGGAGGAAAAAGAGACGATCAGAGACGAACAATGATTTAGGCAAATAATTACTTGATAGAGATTACGGATTCTAATAAGTGGAGTAAGTGGCGCAAGGAGCCCTGTGTATTTGGGGATTTTGCTTGTTTATAGTGTCTTTTCTGGTCTCGGCAAGGTATTAATGCTGTTGGTGGTTTTGTGAATAGGTGGCAGCAGTCTGCCAAGTCCTCTGGCATCTCCAGTAACCTGCAGCCCTCGGGGGCCAAGGCTGATGCACTCAGGGAAGAAATGGAGGAGGCAGCAAACCGTGTAGAGATCTGTAGGGTGGGTATTAAAACTGAGATCTGTGACACCTGTGGCATCTGCTCCCTATTGTTGCTTCCTGTACCTATTACCCCTACCTGTAATTCCTCCCCTGACCTCAACCTGTAAATCCTTAACTGCCCTGTAGCCCTAGTGATGTGTTCTCATATTTACTTGACTTATTGCTCTGTCTTCCCAGGACCAGCTGTCGGCAGACATGTACAATTTTGTGGCCAAAGAAATAGACTATGCACACTACTTTCAGACGGTAAGCGCATTGGGCCCTTTGGACCCAATCCCCTGTGCCCCTCCATCCCTGCCCTGTCCTCCTGGTGACAATCACCCCCACCTTGGTTAATTGGGGAGCCTGTGGacctccattttgtttttttgtatttattttttaaaaacacatttaataatgtTCTTTGTTACAACTGGAGGGAATTTAAAGTTACAGGTGAGGTCATGAGCGTTCATACTAAACATGCATGCCCTCGTATGCAAATCGCAAAATGTAAGATTGCAGGTGCTCGCATACCCTCACAAACAAGTCACAGATTAGTGAAGGCATCTGAGTTAATCCTAAACTAGACTGTCCACTTGACTTTTTAGAGGCGTGCACTGCTTTTAATTAGATAAATTCTTGGTGTATTTTCATTTTAGCTAAAATCCCGTTTGTACAGAAAGGGTGCAGACTGCTGAATAATTTAATGGCCGATTCTTAGAAAAGCAGCGGAGGAATAAATGTTACTTTATACCCGGGATTTCATGTGTGACACCGAAATATATAACAGCATCTCTGAAAAATCAATATCCATCTCAGATCGCAGCTCATCAATGATTTACGGCAGAACGCACGCCAAGTCTACGCTAAAGCGTAACGAATACACATCGCACAAGATGGTAGCCGTTCCATTAACTAGGGCTAATAACGAGGATACTAATTAATGGAATCATCGCTCCATGTGTTAATTATCCAGCGTATAGGATAGACACCCTTCTGTCTCTATTTAGTTGAACGCGCAGTGACTATGTGAATGCCATGTTTAGCACGGGGCCCACAAGGGCCTAAAAGCCCCCCGGGGCAATTCTAACAGTTACAATATAATCTCCCCAACTTCCTGTTTATACCCAGCTAATAGAAGTTCAGGCCGAATACCACAGGAAGTCTCTCGCTTTACTGCAGGCTGTGCTGCCACAGATCAAGGCTCAGCAAGGTGAGTCTTGAAAATAGTCCAACTGGGGTTTCCGGATGGGGATTGGCCACATccacatacctgggagcttctgggggagtggcttcgtGGGGGGCAGGGCCAGCCACCAGACAGCATCGAGTCGACGGGGAGTAGGAGAGGTATCCGTCaggaagtgggtgtggccaaagaTCAAAGAAGCCAATCAGGAATAGCAGGTCATGTGCATGCTGGGATTTTTACGTTCTAAGCGCAAGGGGTGATATCAATGGAatcatagatttttttaaatttgtaatcaattttttttaaatgatattttagCGTTGCCGTCAGTTTTTATTGAAGTCTAATCTAAGCGTCGGTGTCTGCGCCCAGAAAGTGCACAGCAGCGTTAGTAATATCCAGATCGTCCCTGGAGTGCGCTGGCTTGCCGGTTAACATATGGCTGCCTATACATTGTAATTGGGAGCAGGCTTGGAGCAGGGAGGGGGTGGATTTCCACATTTGACATTGATCAGTAAACGACCAGAAATCCCAAACGTCTTTGTTCCTGCTGGGGAATGCCCCCCCCGACCTGTCAAACCTGCCCCTCTACACATGACATGTCCCTAGCTCTACACATGACATGTCCCTAGCTCTACACATGACATGTCCCTAGCTCTACACATGACATGTCCCTAGCTCTACACATGACATGTCCCTAGCTCTACACATGACATGTCCCTAGCTCTACAAATGACATGTCCCTAGCTCTACACATGACATGTCCCTAGCTCTACACATGACATGTCCCTAGCTCTACACATGACATGTCCCTAGCTCTACACATGACATGTCCCTAGCTGGCTTCATACAACCATTGCCAATTTCTCATTGACCTTCTAACCCTTTCACCCGCAAGCTCGTTTACAGTTAAATTACCTGTCAGGTCCGGTCTCGTTATcagtgatatttttttaaatgccccgTCGTCACCTGCCATCCTGTATTATAATATTGGGGGCTCCTTACCAGggaaaaggggttaatgtatctGACCTCTGTCCGCACCAAGCCGTGTAAGCAAAGAGGGTAATGACTGTCTCTTTTATTCCGAGAGCCTGCCAGAATGTTCTATTTTATAGAATACCTTAAGTATCCTTAAGGTCGGATGACatatgtcaggggtgtccaacctgcggccctccagcggctgcaggactacatttcccataatgctctttcagttCATGAGCTAAAGAGCTGAAAAGCACATAGATCCACATTTCTCCCTTACCCTCTCGGGGTTAAAAAGCTCTGCATTGGTTGCATTTTCTTCTGTTCTCCCAGAGGCCTGGATTGAAAAGCCATCCTTCGGAAAGCCCCTGGAGGAGCACTTAGCAGTCAGCGGCCGGGAGATCGCCTTCCCTATCGAGGCGTGCGTCACCATGCTGCTGGAATGCGGGATGCAAGAGGAGGTACGATGGCGGAGAACGCGGCCGCGGTACAGGGGTCACCAGCACCCCAATACAACATGAAATGAACACGTACACACGCTTACACGCTATTATTGAGTACCACTGGCAGGGCTGGGCAAGTTATCTGCATATGAGGGTAACTAGCCAAACCTACTTGCTTCTCATGTGGATGGGTAGCAGCGAAACATTTTTAGTTATGTTGCCACTTCCAACACGCCATTGTGCCATCTGTACCCCAAATGTTGGTTAACAAAAAAAGACGTCCAATAATGTCCTTTACTggaattaaggggttaagggcgaACGTTCAGACACATATGAGCCCGTCTTCGGGGTCCTGGTGTGCAGTACCACCTAGGGCCAAACATGGGCCGTGTAACATTCCTGCAGAAAACAGCATAGATCCCATAATGACTTTCAGAAGGTGCCGGAAGCTTCCGGTGTTACAGACCCCATAGAGTCTGACATGCCGGGTAGGAGGAAAGTTCATACAGGGAGCTGTTTGGTTATTCAGCGCATATACATTTCAACAGCGCCTGATACAGCAATTATTATTTCCGCCGGCGCGGAGAGGAATTCACATTTCCCCCGGAGTTGGTAAAACTTCTGTTCAAGTTAATTTAAGgtcaaaatgtaaaatggacaacaaaaaaaagctgtttttccCCTTTTAAACGAGACAGCTGGAAATCATTTCCACTTCCTGTGGGGCTTTAACAAACATTCCTCCCAAGCTTTCATCTAGCGCAGCTCGAATTCACCCCTCTCGGCCTGTTGCGAAAGGCGTAAACCATAACTGCTTACATTGTTACCTAAAATTGATTTAGAGGAAGTCACGATGAAAAGGTCAAAAAACGTCtacgcagaaaaaaaaaagagcgccTGGAAAGATATCCCAAAAATTGCTTATAAAAGAAATTCCGCAGGGTCTGGCGCGCCACAAATTGCCGTGAAGCTGGGTCACGATGCTGGTGAACGCAGCGTGTGAAAGGACGCAGCGTGTGAAAGGCAGCGTGTCCCTGCTTCCGCGTCCCTTCTATAACTCCAAATGCACGCCTGATATTTATGGGTAACCCTCGCCTTGTTGTTCTGTTCCCAGGGCCTCTTCCGAGTGGCTCCTTCTGCCTCGAAGCTGAAGAAGCTGAAAGCCGCACTGGATTGCTGCGTCGTGGATGTGGCTGAATATTCCGCAGACCCCCATGCGATTGCAGGTTAGCTGGGCCTGGTAACCACGCAGCTATCACTATTCAATATTCACCGTCACCCACCTCCTGGGCTCCACATGTTATGCCATTGCCGTCATGTTGACTCCTAAACAGTGCCTGGGTGGATGTTCTACGTTTAGATATGTATCATGGGGCTCACGTTCAGGCAATATCTCTTATTTTTCCATTCATGGGTTAATTAGACAACCTAAAGTGCTTCACTAGGGTTAACTCGTTGGCAGATCTCGCCGTGCCACACTCTCAAAGTGATTGACATTCATCAGAAAGTCCTTCTGCTTTGGGGTCTTTTGCTGGtctaatgaaaacattttgtaagaGACGGCTCTCTGTAGCCTGTATGCCGCCTTGACAGGATCTCGATTTACAGCCGTCAATAATCGGAGTCTCTTCTAGGGGCGTTAAAGTCTTATCTCCGAGAGCTTCCTGAGCCACTGATGACGTTTGAACTCTATGATGAATGGATCCAGGCTTCCAAGTGAGTTAAAGATTTTGTAGGAAGTGTCATTTGTCTTTAACAAATCTAACCAGAAATACACATCCCTGAGTTTATTATCCAGATCTGTATGGAACATTGTACTGCAGAAgctgaaaaaaaccctaaaaactaTATTATTTGTGTACCCCGACCTTGTCAGGACTGGGTCACCTTTCCAAGGACGTAGGAGACCCATtatagagaaaataaaatgatgtgtGTAACGTATAGATACGTGATAAATGACATGTATGTCTGCTAGATGAGGACGCACTGACACTTGACGTAGAACCAGACAGGAAGGTCCCACcataatgtagattttttttttcttcttccaaaaGATCCAAAGATAATGTTTGGTggatgggtttttgtttttctcctctCCAGTATCCAAGACCAGGACAAGAGGTTGCAAGGTTTGTGGAACGCGTGCGAGAAGCTTCCGGAAGCCAACTATAATAACTTCAAGTGAGTTCCAGAGAGCCCCTGGGATGAGAACCGCCGCTAGGCGCCCAGTTTGACCAAACCTTTTATCTATGGTCATCTTTGGCAGCCCTGTTTAATATGAGTTAACCTTTTGTATCCCATATCGATATCACATAAGTATTTAGCATGATATAAACCTCCACCAGTCTCTCAGAAGGTGATTTTGATTTACTTGCAGGTACGTTATAAAATTTCTCGCCAAGTTAACAGAGTATCAAGATTCAAACAAGATGACTCCCAGTAACATGGCCATTGTGCTGGGACCCAATCTGCTCTGGCCGCAGGCTGAAGGGTGAGTGACCGTCTCCGTGCTTGGCGTGAGGAGGACCAGACAATGAAATCCTAACCTGGCCAAGGGAGTCTTCATCGTTATGTCCTCATTTTTCCATCACACAGCATTGATGGCCAGGGATGGTGGAAgccatatttaaatacataatatatataatatatatatataaactacaaGGGACTCCAGAGAAATTGAGAGTTCATCCTCctcaggtttttttgttttaaattcctAGAGATtattaagaaagaagatatcATTTGTGGGATGAAAAGGCTACGGGGAGCCTCAAAGACCTTGCTAGCTCTAGATGAGTGATAACTTTCTAGAACATCTGAACAATGTAACATATTTTATCTAAACCAGATTAAGTCTAAGCTCTGCGAGATGTGGAGATACATCAGCGTACGAGCACAGGTGGATGTTTTAGGATTAGAAAGAGCCAGCCATCTAGGACATTTAGATTCCTTCCAGATAAAGACAGATAGCTTGTTTTATGTAATGTCTGAAATGCTCTTGCTGCTGCAGGAATATCACGGAGATGATGACCACGGTATCCCTCCAGATCGTGGGAATTATTGAGCCCATAATTCAGAATGCAGACTGGTTCTTCCCGGGAGGTGAGTGTGCGTGGGCGCTGGTCTCCTTCTTCTCACGGGTTTCTGCTGGCGTATACGTTACCCGCCGTGGTGTCCGTCCGCTTCCTGTGGGTCCTTGTTAATATTTCATAACCTGTTATCTTTGTGCTCGTGACGCAGACATCGAGTTTAACGTGACGGGTAACTACGGGAGTCCTGTGCACACCAACCATAATGCAAACTACAGCTCCATCCCTTCCCCGGACATGGAGCACTCGGACCGCAAGCAGCACGACCAAACCAGGAGACCGCTGAGCGTGGCCACAGACAACATGATGCTGGAGTTTTACAAGAAGGATGGGTATAAGAATTTACCTCTTTCTATGGGATTTCAGAATCAGGGTCCGTTTGTTTCTAATCATTTGTATAGCTTGTGGTTAGAAGATGCCTTAAAGGGAATTTATACTCAATACGTCACTTTGCAAAtattctggggtttttttggtcTCTCGCTGCTATAAATGGAAGTGATCCCCTCTTTTTAGGTCAATATACAAACATTATTGTAAAACCGGTCGCTTGTAATAAGCGTTAACGAAAAGCTTgtgttccccccccccgacaacGTTGTAAGGATCAGAGAGAGAGCTGGGGCAGTGGAGAGCCATTCCACCCCGTAACTGTAACCCTGGAAATGGTAACATACCACATTTAGGGAAAGAATTCCAATAAAACCCGTTCTTTTCTGTAGTTACACAGAATTACTAGGAAATggtagaaaaaaatctttaacgCCACAGGTTAGTTGTTACCCCCTTGAAGGTGGAGGTGTAGCCCAGATGCTGGCTCGTTAAAACCTTGATTTATGAGTCCGCCAGCCAGCAGGCGAGCCAAGCCTTCATTTTCTCCCCTCCGCACACTCCTGCCAAGTATTAAGCCGTTTTATTCTGCAATCATCCAATATCAGCTCACCTGCAGACCTCGCTGCATGAGGGCAAGCCCCGGACAGGGGAACCATGCCTCCAATTTATCCATACAACACCCAACAGCCTCACCAAAATGTCCACCAAAAGGGAAAGGCACACActataaatgtatttgctttttACCCACGTTCTTGTGTCCATGTTTTCTCTGGACCGTCCTGTCTGCTTTTCATGTTTATTGTCAAATCCCAGCCCGATGTAGGTGCCGGAATTGCCCCTCAACCCAACATTAGGTTAAGTGCCGACCGCCCTTCCAGAAGCCCTCACCAGGTAATGGGGGTATTGTCCAGCGGAGAATCGATCGACCCCAGGAATCAATTTGAGGACGTTCCTAGTATAGACCATTTTTCCACCTTGAAACCGGTCCCACTTTAAAtggcagattgccctcttggtGCCATGTTCTGCAGAGGACAGGACCCGTGTCGCCCCCGCCATCATGCTGACTTTAAATCCCCACTAATGATCTCTGTGTTTCTGTCAATGCAGCCTTAGGAAAATTCAAAGGTAAGGTGCACCCCCGAGAACTCCCTCCACGCTGTGCattctctatttttttgttaattttcgtTCCTTGTCCGAACGTCGGTAGGAATGtactaaatatttttgtaattgaaacaaaaaaaaaatacttttaaaaaatgaggaCTGCCGGTGCAGTACTCTGTATCACTGTATATGGCTGCGTGCCGCCGGACGTAGCGCTGTAAGGATATATATGGCGTCAATGctttgttttaaccctttgtttctaTTTGTTTGCTGCACCCTGTATTATGGGAGCCCTATGTACAATGTTTCTGGTTttgtgtctctctgtctctctaacCACCTCTGTAGAGATGGTAAGCAGATGTCTTTGTGTTCCCCCCATAGCATGGGCGTGAGGGTCATGGACACTTCTTGGGTGGCCCGCCGCGGCTCTTCCTTAGTCCGAAAAGGCCCCTCTACCCCGCCCGCCATGCAGCCCCCCGCTCCTCCTGGGCCCGATACCGCAGCTACACCTCAGTCACCAAATCCAGACCTGTCTGTAGACACCCCCTCCCCTACTCCTCCCAGTAGCGGCTCCCAGCCAGGTCCCGAGAGGACAAGGTAAGCCCGGAAAATTCTCCCTCCTTAGCTTTGCATCAAGCCACGCCGTCTCTTTACCCCCCATAACAACAATTCTCAGCAAAAGACCGCTTTTAGGTTTCTCTTTTCCCCCAAACCTAAAAAAGAAGCATCGCATGATTCCGTTGTAGCAAGAGCCCCCAAACCTTTTAATAAAACCTTTTAATGCATCTTTTACAAAACGATCACTATATATAACCTTTAAAAATCAAGGGAGAAATAGAATCACGGACCCAATGCACACCTTTCACACCAAccgtaaaatattatttctttacgtctgacaaatgcagaaaaaaaaaatgtttttttatatagaaaaaataatcatcAGTGGTGAGAGGTGGAGGCAGCTTTTAAATTGTGGGAACTTctagtttaatttattattaatatgtgtatattaataataatatattaaaaatactgtaataataaaattcagGCTCTATCTTTTATAGACTTACAGTTATAAGTATCTTATATTTAGGAGATTTTgttgaaacaaaaaacatttttgagtaTTCTATATAATAAACTAAAATGTGTAATGGAACCAAAATTAGATTctaataatgaataattgtCAGCCGTACTATAGCATTACGTGCAACATTCTAAACGTATTCCTCTCCCCAGACACCAGGGGGCACCATTTCTTTAAAGCTCATCTCTAgataaatattctaaataatacactatttattattattattattattattaaaatgtaaaataaacagttGGATAGTAAACATGGGGTAGTCGCTGGACCTACAGCTTAGCCCATCGTTCCTATCTGGGAGACCCTTTTCAGTAGCCCCCTAAAATTTGAAGGCTGGGACTATTGACCCGTATAGGACATCACCTAAAAGCGGCCCTGCATGTACTTCTTAATATGACAGCACACCCCTATTCTGCTCTGGCATGCGCATGAGTGCAACGGTGTCGCTTTCTTATCTCCTTCACATGTCCTCGCAAATCAAACCCGGCTGGTCCTCCCCAAATGTCTTCATATTTTGCTTTTCGGATCTCAATGcacatttaatatttctttttcatcattttagtaaatattctCGTAAGGCTCAGCTTATCCCCAAATGAGCCCCGGTACCTTGCTAAGCACCCCGTGACTTCATGGGCTAATTAGTTTACTTGCtcgtttgtatttctttttttattttttattggatgttttatagtattattttatataaaatcccTCTTTTGTAGCaccctttttctcttttttttgtttagattccgttatatataatattactatatgttttctatttattatcGCTAAGCCTAATTTTCATATCCTGCTgaagaaaaaggcaaaaataattGATTTGAAAGGAATTTATCAATGGGTGACTAACCAGATTATGCCAAATACAACTGCTAATCAGTctgaaattataattattcattttcaaataaatgCCAAATCAGGAAATGGGAAACATTTGTCACGAGACGAGAAAATGTATCTcagacaattaaaataatttgttaacCTGatgaaatgtttcctttttgtgCTTGGTTTGGCTGCTGGTAAGCGATATTTGCTTGCCGTATAGGACTTCCCATAACATAGCATCTTAGACTTAAATTTACCCATTTGTAACatgcttaaattatttttttcccaaaaaaaatcacaaaaatgaaGTCAAAGCTATTTGTTCAAAACCTGAAGTTCGTAGCTTTAGATGAATATGGTAAattcatgattattttttttttatcttgtcacCCAGTATACACACACCAGACGTTAAACCTGCTttgattttatcatttttaataccTGAAGTCTAGCGTTATTCTCCCAAAAATGTATTCAACAgcatttttacttaaaatgcaattttttgggTCCGTGAGCAGAGATTAGAGAATGTTGCACAGCTGCATGTTTTGTGATTTTGTGTCGTTTAAGCTCCGTTGTCTACTTCTGCGTGTGTCCCACTTTGCGTGTCATCAACCACCATGAAACTGTGTCATGCTAACGAATGGCTTCTCGCAGTCTCTCGTTTTACACTTCATGCCGTGTCTCTTCTCTTTTGTTGGGTTCTTCCttgtacaaatattttttctgttctttttttttttcttttctttttttctgtgtgccttttttttcctccgCATCCCTCCATCGAGTGCAGCGGAGATGAGATTTCGCCCCAGTGGTCGGATTCCTGTTACAGCTATCCTTCCCCTGAAGAAGACAGACCCCTCTCGTACCCATGCTCACAGCACCCTACCCTTCATCCTCACCCTCCAAAAGCTCCGCCATCTTCGAGGCCTGATGCTTATCGGTGGACTGGGTACAGCCAAACTTTGCCACCTTCTCCACCTAAGCTTGACATAAACTCAAACCCCAAACCTTGCTTCTTACACCTTACTAAGCAGAGCTCTCTCACTGAACCCCACTCTTCCGAGCCTAATGTCTCCGCTTTGTACATCAAAACCCCACTTGTCCTAACCAAACCTGACCCACCTAGTACGACTAACCTTCCCACAATGTCAGCCTCACCCCCATGGCTCAGCTGTTCCTGTGCTCGAGACAAGGGAACCAAGCTGACTaggtaaataaaaaggtttgctGTGTGACTGTAAGATTGCCACGACAATGTTGAACAGCTTAGTTTGGAAGGGTTCGATAGGATGACCCAATGCTTATGGTGGCAGGTAACCAATATGGCACCTGTGATGAGTTCCCCAGTATAGCTACGGCCTTGTGATAAAGAGGCATTATCTTTTGGAGTTTATGGTGGCTGCATGGCTCATCCACACCGAAGTGACTTAGTTGTCCATGTCTCTGCTTCCATTCGTGATGAGATGGAAGGGCTGAACGTGTGGTTGATGGGGGAAGAGCTGAAAGGGGAGGGAAAATTAATTATCGGACGTTAGGATTTTGAAATCAATGCTCTTGAAAGCTATTGTTGAGGAAGAAAACGTACTGACCCAGCTCGAATAAAACACTGATGTCCAAGAGGCTAAATGGTCGCTTTATTAGCAGCTGCATTCTCCACCAGAAAAAGGTCACAGGGTCTTTCTCATTTTGAgggtttcttttatatataaaacctgaTAATGTGAAATGAGTCAACAAAGTTGACGTTAGCGGTGGATGAGTTTAATCGACCTTTACCCTTTTCAAGCTCTTGTTTAAGCCAACAGAACTTGAGTGAAATAGTGTTTGCACCAGTgacatttcattaaatgaaaGGGTTATATGACTGAATGCGGAGTTTCATCCCCCAAAAAAGCTATAGACTAACCTTTCTGTTCttgagtgtttttttacatAGGTTGTTTGATTTCCTTCTAGCACGTTGAAAGGCAAAGAACTTTCGCCTGTTTCTGGACCAAAGGGGAGTCCAAGTGCTTGTCACATTGTGTCCGCCGGTGGCATGGGTCTCGCCCAACTCTCAACGGAACAAAGTCCTCATTCTCTTAGGAAAGGTACATGCTGAACCCGAGGCATTGGGGAATTCCTCCGATTATCATTCACGTGGAGTCAGAAATGAGGACTCTGTATAACCTTCTTCATTCTGAAGGAGAACCCGT from Spea bombifrons isolate aSpeBom1 chromosome 13, aSpeBom1.2.pri, whole genome shotgun sequence encodes:
- the ARHGAP44 gene encoding rho GTPase-activating protein 44 isoform X1, which codes for MKKQFNRMRQLANQTVGRAEKTEVLSDDLLQVEKRLELVKQVTHSTHKKLTACLQGQQGTDTDKRSKKLPLITLAQCLMEGSAVLGDDSLLGKMLKLCGEAEDKLAQELVHFEQEVERDVVDPLFVLAEVEIPNIQKQRKHLAKLVLDMDSSRARWQQSAKSSGISSNLQPSGAKADALREEMEEAANRVEICRDQLSADMYNFVAKEIDYAHYFQTLIEVQAEYHRKSLALLQAVLPQIKAQQEAWIEKPSFGKPLEEHLAVSGREIAFPIEACVTMLLECGMQEEGLFRVAPSASKLKKLKAALDCCVVDVAEYSADPHAIAGALKSYLRELPEPLMTFELYDEWIQASNIQDQDKRLQGLWNACEKLPEANYNNFKYVIKFLAKLTEYQDSNKMTPSNMAIVLGPNLLWPQAEGNITEMMTTVSLQIVGIIEPIIQNADWFFPGDIEFNVTGNYGSPVHTNHNANYSSIPSPDMEHSDRKQHDQTRRPLSVATDNMMLEFYKKDGLRKIQSMGVRVMDTSWVARRGSSLVRKGPSTPPAMQPPAPPGPDTAATPQSPNPDLSVDTPSPTPPSSGSQPGPERTSGDEISPQWSDSCYSYPSPEEDRPLSYPCSQHPTLHPHPPKAPPSSRPDAYRWTGYSQTLPPSPPKLDINSNPKPCFLHLTKQSSLTEPHSSEPNVSALYIKTPLVLTKPDPPSTTNLPTMSASPPWLSCSCARDKGTKLTSTLKGKELSPVSGPKGSPSACHIVSAGGMGLAQLSTEQSPHSLRKVSKKLAPVPPKITYNQTGTASDQSTGQPSPVSLSPTPPTTPSPYGLSYQGSLAITPSLSSPPPLTSTLTKSRPTPKPRQRPSLPPPQPPTSSQSASSPQSTENSILDGLSPGESMSTGIIHFDIPSILIEIDTALKRDAMKQRLSAEGKTESDEDSESTAL
- the ARHGAP44 gene encoding rho GTPase-activating protein 44 isoform X4, yielding MKKQFNRMRQLANQTVGRAEKTEVLSDDLLQVEKRLELVKQVTHSTHKKLTACLQGQQGTDTDKRSKKLPLITLAQCLMEGSAVLGDDSLLGKMLKLCGEAEDKLAQELVHFEQEVERDVVDPLFVLAEVEIPNIQKQRKHLAKLVLDMDSSRARWQQSAKSSGISSNLQPSGAKADALREEMEEAANRVEICRDQLSADMYNFVAKEIDYAHYFQTLIEVQAEYHRKSLALLQAVLPQIKAQQEAWIEKPSFGKPLEEHLAVSGREIAFPIEACVTMLLECGMQEEGLFRVAPSASKLKKLKAALDCCVVDVAEYSADPHAIAGALKSYLRELPEPLMTFELYDEWIQASNIQDQDKRLQGLWNACEKLPEANYNNFKYVIKFLAKLTEYQDSNKMTPSNMAIVLGPNLLWPQAEGNITEMMTTVSLQIVGIIEPIIQNADWFFPGDIEFNVTGNYGSPVHTNHNANYSSIPSPDMEHSDRKQHDQTRRPLSVATDNMMLEFYKKDGTLKGKELSPVSGPKGSPSACHIVSAGGMGLAQLSTEQSPHSLRKVSKKLAPVPPKITYNQTGTASDQSTGQPSPVSLSPTPPTTPSPYGLSYQGSLAITPSLSSPPPLTSTLTKSRPTPKPRQRPSLPPPQPPTSSQSASSPQSTENSILDGLSPGESMSTGIIHFDIPSILIEIDTALKRDAMKQRLSAEGKTESDEDSESTAL
- the ARHGAP44 gene encoding rho GTPase-activating protein 44 isoform X3, which translates into the protein MKKQFNRMRQLANQTVGRAEKTEVLSDDLLQVEKRLELVKQVTHSTHKKLTACLQGQQGTDTDKRSKKLPLITLAQCLMEGSAVLGDDSLLGKMLKLCGEAEDKLAQELVHFEQEVERDVVDPLFVLAEVEIPNIQKQRKHLAKLVLDMDSSRARWQQSAKSSGISSNLQPSGAKADALREEMEEAANRVEICRDQLSADMYNFVAKEIDYAHYFQTLIEVQAEYHRKSLALLQAVLPQIKAQQEAWIEKPSFGKPLEEHLAVSGREIAFPIEACVTMLLECGMQEEGLFRVAPSASKLKKLKAALDCCVVDVAEYSADPHAIAGALKSYLRELPEPLMTFELYDEWIQASNIQDQDKRLQGLWNACEKLPEANYNNFKYVIKFLAKLTEYQDSNKMTPSNMAIVLGPNLLWPQAEGNITEMMTTVSLQIVGIIEPIIQNADWFFPGDIEFNVTGNYGSPVHTNHNANYSSIPSPDMEHSDRKQHDQTRRPLSVATDNMMLEFYKKDGLRKIQSMGVRVMDTSWVARRGSSLVRKGPSTPPAMQPPAPPGPDTAATPQSPNPDLSVDTPSPTPPSSGSQPGPERTSGDEISPQWSDSCYSYPSPEEDRPLSYPCSQHPTLHPHPPKAPPSSRPDAYRWTGYSQTLPPSPPKLDINSNPKPCFLHLTKQSSLTEPHSSEPNVSALYIKTPLVLTKPDPPSTTNLPTMSASPPWLSCSCARDKGTKLTSTLKGKELSPVSGPKGSPSACHIVSAGGMGLAQLSTEQSPHSLRKVSKKLAPVPPKITYNQTGTASDQSTGQPSPVSLSPTPPTTPSPYGLSYQGSLAITPSLSSPPPLTSTLTKSRPTPKPRQRPSLPPPQPPTSSQSASSPQSTENSILDGLSPGESMSTAV